Sequence from the Dehalococcoidia bacterium genome:
GCGTACTCGACGTCGTCGGGCAGTGGCTGGATCGACGTCCAGGGGATGTCCGTAGCAGACGACCACTGGCGCTGCACGGCCTCTTCGTAAAGCATCAGCGCATTGTCCGCCCAGACGTCGGACCGGTTGGCCGTGGTGTAGGGCGCGACGCGCAGCGTGCCTTTGCTCTCGCGCACGCCGCGCAGGCGCATGCCGTGGTTGCGCGACGATTCGGGAATCGCGCCGGCGCGGCCGCTGGCGATCGCCTCGAGCGTCAGCCCCTTGCGGCCCGGCTCAGCGCGTGTGCCCCAGTCATCGTCGGGCAGGTTCAGCCAGGCCAGGTCGAGGCCGGGAGAGAGGTCGGGCTGCTGCTCGCCAACCGGGCGTTGAACCTCGATCGCCATCGTCCCGCTCCTGCGTTGCTTGTGCTGAACAGGCGGCCGCAACGGCCGCTTGATCGTGTCGCCGGTCTGCCTCAAGCATCTGAAAGGCGTCGCGCATTGTCAAGGTAAGCGATCGTTTTCTTACTTTCAATGCGCACGTCCCGGCCGGAAGTGGCGGCGGAATCCGCGAATCGCTGCCGTGTCAGCCGCGCGATCAGCGGATGTGACAGATGTAGAGGATCTTCTGCACCAGCCGCTCCGGCGCCGATTTCGCGTGCTTCGGCGCCGCCGGATGCGCCGTGGCGCCGTCGACGGACATCGGTTGGCTGCAACTGGTATCCATGCACATCGTGCGCACGATCGGCTGGTCCGATTGCACCACGCTGTTCGCCGCGAACGCCGCAAACCCCACCAGCAGCGCGCCGACCCCGGCGATCACCAGCACCCGCCCCAGCCCCACACCACCGCGATGCTTCTGCCTTCCTGCCTCGACCGCCGCGCCTTCAGCCCCGCAGTCCCGTCCAAAGATCTCCCCTTCCCCCAGCATTGGGGGAAGGGGCCGGGGGATGGGGGCCGCCGCGCGCTCGTCCATCGCCATCATTCCCGCTTACGACTCGGCGGCTGCCAGCGCCGGCTGCGGCCGAGGTTGCAGAATCGAGCCGGTGCGGTACATGCCGCGCACGCCCGGCCGCACGCCGCTGACGAACAGCACAAAGGCCACGAACAGCAGCGGCGGGATCAGCAGCACCGCGTGAATGCTGAACGTGTCCGCCAGCGCCCCGGCGGCGAGGATGCCGAACGACATCGCGCTGCCCGTCGTCATGATGTAGGCGCTGGTCACGCGCCCGCGCAGCCGGTCGGGCACCACCTCCTGCACCAGGTTCGTGCCAAGCGTCATATAGATGCCCTGCGCCGCGCCGATCAGCGCCGCGACGAGGAAGGCGAAGAACACCGTCGAGACGAGCGCCAGCAGCGCCATCGTCAGGCCGCTGAGCACGCCGGTGACGGCCAGCACGGAGCCGCGGGCCACGTCGGAGCGCAGGCCCCCGAGCGCGAACGTGCCGACCAGCGTGCCGGCGCCGAAGCTGATGATCAACAGGTCGAAGGTCGAAGCCTGCGCGTGCAGCACCGAGCGCGTGAACTCCGGCCAGAGCGCGTCGGTCAGCATCGTCAGACCGCAGTGCAGCGACATCAGCGCGAAGACGATCGGCAGCAGCGGCGTGCGGGAGATGTAGGACCAGGTTTCGCGCGTCTCGCGCCAGACGCCGGCGCGCGCGTGCAGCTCGTGACCGGGGTTGCGCACGCTCAGCATCAGCACGATCGCCGCCGCGTAAAAGACGGCCGTCATCAACAGCACGCCGCCAATGCTGCCCGCTGCCAGCAGACCCAGCGCGGCAGCCGGGCCGATCAGCCGCGAGCCGAAGTTCGCCATGCTGTTCAGCGAGATCGCGTTGAGAAGCGCCTCGGACGGCACGAGGTTGGGAATCAGCGAGGTGACGGCCGGTGTCTCGATCGAGCGGCCGACGCCGGCCAGCAGCGCCAGCGCCACGACCTCCCACGGCTTTACGACATTGGCGAAGACCAGCAGCGCCAGCCAGACCGAGGCGAGCAGCGAGACGCCCTGCATCGCCGCCGCCAGCCGGCGCCGGTCGAAGCGGTCCGCGAAGACACCGCCCACCGGCGTGGCGAACAGGTACGGGATCCACGAGGCGAAGGTGACCAGGCCCACGGCGGCGGCGC
This genomic interval carries:
- a CDS encoding MFS transporter; protein product: MSTAPIATATAADSGFIAALHLREFRRCWISSVLSGNGQWTLVVARGWLMDNLTHSAAAVGLVTFASWIPYLFATPVGGVFADRFDRRRLAAAMQGVSLLASVWLALLVFANVVKPWEVVALALLAGVGRSIETPAVTSLIPNLVPSEALLNAISLNSMANFGSRLIGPAAALGLLAAGSIGGVLLMTAVFYAAAIVLMLSVRNPGHELHARAGVWRETRETWSYISRTPLLPIVFALMSLHCGLTMLTDALWPEFTRSVLHAQASTFDLLIISFGAGTLVGTFALGGLRSDVARGSVLAVTGVLSGLTMALLALVSTVFFAFLVAALIGAAQGIYMTLGTNLVQEVVPDRLRGRVTSAYIMTTGSAMSFGILAAGALADTFSIHAVLLIPPLLFVAFVLFVSGVRPGVRGMYRTGSILQPRPQPALAAAES